The DNA region TCTTTTCATAGATTGTTCGTTTTTGAGGTTGAGTCCCTGAGTTTTCTCGACAGCAGGAACTGTCTGGTTAAAGCTTTTTATCATGGTTGAATCAATATGCAGATCAGTGGAAACATCTCAGCTGTGAAGCAGGCACTACTGTCTGCCTCAACTTATCTTCATGAGAACCCTGGGACAGATCCTGTCCATTCCAGCACTTCTACGTTTTTTGGGGGAATGCATAGTTCAGCGGATACGATGCCACCACAGGACCATTCTTTTCCTCATCGGGGTCATTCATCAGGGCGGTATCATGCTGATTATCACAAGAGGAATTATTCTCATGGTCCAGGGAAAATGGCTGGAGAAGAGGAGGTCCTATTCAAGTTGCTTTGTCAGCAATCTAAAGTCGGTAGTTTGATAGGAAAAGGTGGTTCAGTTGTACGAGCAATAGAAAATGACACTGGCGCTTATATCAAAATCGGCGATAATTATCCGGACTCTGATGAGCGGATTGTTACGATATCTGCACGAGAGGCACGTCAGTTACATCGCATTGTCTCGAGCATTTCATCTCTCTTTGTTGTTGGCTCATAAATATGATTGTATAGATTGATTCGCTCATTCTGTTTTCCTCCTTGTCTGTGTGAGCTTCAGAACCCAGAGCATAAAGGATCTCCTGCACAGGAGGCTGTTATGCGAGTGCATCATAGGATTGCCGAGATTGGCTTTGAACCTGGCAATCCTGTTGTTGCTAGGCTTCTTGTACCTTCGCCCCAGATTCGTTATTTGCTAGGCAAGGGAGGTTctataataaatgaaatgagGAGAGGTACAGGTGCTAATATTCGGATTTCTCCAAAAGACCAGTCTCCAAGATATGCCAACATTGATGAAGTTGTTCAGGTAACTTGCAATGCTCGGATTTTATCATTCTGAAACTTACTGCTACATGGGTCTGCATAAACTCCAAAATACTCCTGTATTTTGCATCCATTACATTATGCTCTGGTCTAGTTCATGAGGCTAACTGGGATAGCTGGCGCTGACTTGGCGATTCTGCAGGTTATGGGGAATGTACAGGTAGTAGAGGATGCTTTGTTTCATATTACCAGCAGAATTCGTGAGTACATGTTACCGAAACCTCCCCACTCAGGTTTTGCTGGCCCACCGTACAAGCCTCCTTTCTCTGACATGCCACCTCCCCATTTTAGGCCGAGGCATAACCCTCACTCGCCTGGTCCTTATCCTCCACCACCGCCAGGTTCAATCCCTCACGGAGTTGATGGTCCTATTCCTCCACGACCTCTTGATCATCAACCTCCATTTCCTCGTCCTCCTGGTGGAAATTTTGGGAGTGACGGCCCAGGTTATGGACCTCCTCCATTTGATAGACCGCCTTCACCAAGAATGTGGGGCCCACAGGTAAGCTATCGCTGAAAGTTGTTCTGCATTAGCTTTGCAAGCTAGTTCATGATAAAATTGTTTCTAGGATCCTTATTCTTTtctatttgatttattttatttaacttatttgtttaatattttttgtgtTACTATGCTCTTACATGGGTGTGATAGCAGCAGCCTTTTGGTGGTGGTAATCCTATGGGTCCAAGAAGTGGACCTCACGGAAGGTAATGACTCTCTCCTGCTTGACCAATGATGTGTTAAGAGGGAAGGAAACTGATAGTGAAGGTCCCTTTGAAACCCCATGGACACAATCAACCATGATAACTTGGACGCTCTTCATGTTGGGTTATTGAATTACTGAATCATCATCTTACCATTGCGTGAACTTTTCTGGCAATCGGTCTTATCCTTTTGTTTAACATTGCTAGCTTAAATTCATTTAACTAGCTTGAACAATCTTTAGCAACATTTTCTGCAGATGGAGATTTGAAAATGAGTAAGAAGAGGACTCTATTGATTTAGAAACATTCTTTAGGCTCTTTCTTTCTTGTCTATTTCGACAAGGCTAATTGAACACTGTCTGGAATGTGTGTTTGGGCAGTGGGAATCAAGGCCCAATAATGCAAGGGGCATCTGTTGAGGTTGTGATCCCTCAAACTCTGCTAGGCCACGTACACGGAGAAAACGATTGCAACCTGATTGACATCAGGCAGGTAAAGCAGATTCTTTTCTCTTCTATTTCCTAATCCAATGAATCAAACTTCAGCCCGATTCCTGAGCTTTTTTTTGTCGGACACGGGCAAAAATCTTCAGATATCTGGTGCAAAGGTGGATGTTTACGGCCCGAAGCCCGGGGCTACCGAAGGCGTCGTGGTGGTGGGCGGAACTCCAGACCAAGTCCGTGCTGCCCAGAGCCTCATTCATGCATTTATCCTATGCGGGCAGGCATTTTAACTCCGACTATGTTCCTCCGAGGTAAAGTTTCTGCAGTAGGGCAAGGCTTGTAACTGCACTGTAAATTGCTCCACTGTAAATAGTACCTTTTCTTATCTTGTTTAATGTTCTTCTGAGTGCTAATGATCAGAGACAAATATGAATTGGTTGACAGCTGAAAGTGACAAGAACTTCTCGTGGAACCGATGAAGCAAATTTCTGGCCATGAATTTATTAGTTTATTAAAGAGGTTGACTTGTCACGggtttgatattttcttattttgaaaGTCAAGAAGGGACCCAGTTGTTGAGTCCGTCGACCATATGTGAACAACTGAACGCAACCAATAAATGATGTGACCTGTAAGGCAAGCAATCTCTCGTTAGGGCCACGGCTAAGAGCTTGGGTTGGGTTGGTTTTGGCTAGTTTTTACTCGCCTCTGTTGGCTATCGGGACACCATAACGAAAGGACTTACCATATGTGGCTGCACCGGGAAGCTATATCTAGCATCTTGGAGTGACTCGTCGTCTTTCATTAGAGCTTTGAGGTGTTGAGACGAGGATGGAGCTAATCTGGTCCCTGGGGTAGAGACCATATTGATTTCATAGTTAGCCGGCCAGTGGCGATGCAGGGACATTTTGGTGACTTTTTGTTGAATGGCTCCGACGGGGTCGAGGAAAATTTCCGCCTGGGAACAGCATAAATTCACCATCGATCACGAGGTTGTTATGCAATGCGATTCTACTTCCTACGGGTACAGCACGGAAATACCTCTCTATCATCACAAATGCCTTTCCCAAAGTCACTATTCGTTGTCCCATTTTCACTAGCCCTCCGCATTGGTTCGGTTCTATCGCTTATTTCTTTGACCACAACCAAGGCAGAAACGACTCCTAAAATCACTAATCGGTATTCATAGATATAAGGTTTCGTTTGGTAGACCGGAATGGAATGACATAATTTGTAGGTTGGAATGGAATGAAATTGATTCACGGGAGAATTGCCATTAACTGAAGCTAATCAGAAATGGCAAAAACTTGACTTAAGAAACGGCTGGGG from Punica granatum isolate Tunisia-2019 chromosome 3, ASM765513v2, whole genome shotgun sequence includes:
- the LOC116201084 gene encoding KH domain-containing protein HEN4 isoform X3, with the protein product MEASPAPAGPPPPNPSPPPPPQPPPPAGPVPSTSFAPASASSTTKPTEASFRILCPATKTAKVPRDIPGAKIRVLDEPASGSSCEERVILVYSHSAPIEAKEDTNVDLNSSSSPSSSASTGVQWGLSSAQQALVRVFESVVAVAEDTEKGTSLGSDERGNADRTVVCRLLAGSSQVGSAAGREGRLLEKIRQENPVSIGLVPRDQLPPCASLADELIEISGNISAVKQALLSASTYLHENPGTDPVHSSTSTFFGGMHSSADTMPPQDHSFPHRGHSSGRYHADYHKRNYSHGPGKMAGEEEVLFKLLCQQSKVGSLIGKGGSVVRAIENDTGAYIKIGDNYPDSDERIVTISARENPEHKGSPAQEAVMRVHHRIAEIGFEPGNPVVARLLVPSPQIRYLLGKGGSIINEMRRGTGANIRISPKDQSPRYANIDEVVQVMGNVQVVEDALFHITSRIREYMLPKPPHSGFAGPPYKPPFSDMPPPHFRPRHNPHSPGPYPPPPPGSIPHGVDGPIPPRPLDHQPPFPRPPGGNFGSDGPGYGPPPFDRPPSPRMWGPQQQPFGGGNPMGPRSGPHGSGNQGPIMQGASVEVVIPQTLLGHVHGENDCNLIDIRQISGAKVDVYGPKPGATEGVVVVGGTPDQVRAAQSLIHAFILCGQAF
- the LOC116201084 gene encoding KH domain-containing protein HEN4 isoform X4, coding for MEASPAPAGPPPPNPSPPPPPQPPPPAGPVPSTSFAPASASSTTKPTEASFRILCPATKTAKVPRDIPGAKIRVLDEPASGSSCEERVILVYSHSAPIEAKEDTNVDLNSSSSPSSSASTGVQWGLSSAQQALVRVFESVVAVAEDTEKGTSLGSDERGNADRTVVCRLLAGSSQVGSAAGREGRLLEKIRQENPVSIGLVPRDQLPPCASLADELIEISGNISAVKQALLSASTYLHENPGTDPVHSSTSTFFGGMHSSADTMPPQDHSFPHRGHSSGRYHADYHKRNYSHGPGKMAGEEEVLFKLLCQQSKVGSLIGKGGSVVRAIENDTGAYIKIGDNYPDSDERIVTISARENPEHKGSPAQEAVMRVHHRIAEIGFEPGNPVVARLLVPSPQIRYLLGKGGSIINEMRRGTGANIRISPKDQSPRYANIDEVVQVMGNVQVVEDALFHITSRIREYMLPKPPHSGFAGPPYKPPFSDMPPPHFRPRHNPHSPGPYPPPPPGSIPHGVDGPIPPRPLDHQPPFPRPPGGNFGSDGPGYGPPPFDRPPSPRMWGPQQPFGGGNPMGPRSGPHGSGNQGPIMQGASVEVVIPQTLLGHVHGENDCNLIDIRQISGAKVDVYGPKPGATEGVVVVGGTPDQVRAAQSLIHAFILCGQAF
- the LOC116201084 gene encoding KH domain-containing protein HEN4 isoform X1 produces the protein MEASPAPAGPPPPNPSPPPPPQPPPPAGPVPSTSFAPASASSTTKPTEASFRILCPATKTAKVPRDIPGAKIRVLDEPASGSSCEERVILVYSHSAPIEAKEDTNVDLNSSSSPSSSASTGVQWGLSSAQQALVRVFESVVAVAEDTEKGTSLGSDERGNADRTVVCRLLAGSSQVGSAAGREGRLLEKIRQENPVSIGLVPRDQLPPCASLADELIEISGNISAVKQALLSASTYLHENPGTDPVHSSTSTFFGGMHSSADTMPPQDHSFPHRGHSSGRYHADYHKRNYSHGPGKMAGEEEVLFKLLCQQSKVGSLIGKGGSVVRAIENDTGAYIKIGDNYPDSDERIVTISARENPEHKGSPAQEAVMRVHHRIAEIGFEPGNPVVARLLVPSPQIRYLLGKGGSIINEMRRGTGANIRISPKDQSPRYANIDEVVQVMGNVQVVEDALFHITSRIREYMLPKPPHSGFAGPPYKPPFSDMPPPHFRPRHNPHSPGPYPPPPPGSIPHGVDGPIPPRPLDHQPPFPRPPGGNFGSDGPGYGPPPFDRPPSPRMWGPQQQPFGGGNPMGPRSGPHGSGNQGPIMQGASVEVVIPQTLLGHVHGENDCNLIDIRYLVQRWMFTARSPGLPKASWWWAELQTKSVLPRASFMHLSYAGRHFNSDYVPPS
- the LOC116201084 gene encoding KH domain-containing protein HEN4 isoform X2, producing MEASPAPAGPPPPNPSPPPPPQPPPPAGPVPSTSFAPASASSTTKPTEASFRILCPATKTAKVPRDIPGAKIRVLDEPASGSSCEERVILVYSHSAPIEAKEDTNVDLNSSSSPSSSASTGVQWGLSSAQQALVRVFESVVAVAEDTEKGTSLGSDERGNADRTVVCRLLAGSSQVGSAAGREGRLLEKIRQENPVSIGLVPRDQLPPCASLADELIEISGNISAVKQALLSASTYLHENPGTDPVHSSTSTFFGGMHSSADTMPPQDHSFPHRGHSSGRYHADYHKRNYSHGPGKMAGEEEVLFKLLCQQSKVGSLIGKGGSVVRAIENDTGAYIKIGDNYPDSDERIVTISARENPEHKGSPAQEAVMRVHHRIAEIGFEPGNPVVARLLVPSPQIRYLLGKGGSIINEMRRGTGANIRISPKDQSPRYANIDEVVQVMGNVQVVEDALFHITSRIREYMLPKPPHSGFAGPPYKPPFSDMPPPHFRPRHNPHSPGPYPPPPPGSIPHGVDGPIPPRPLDHQPPFPRPPGGNFGSDGPGYGPPPFDRPPSPRMWGPQQPFGGGNPMGPRSGPHGSGNQGPIMQGASVEVVIPQTLLGHVHGENDCNLIDIRYLVQRWMFTARSPGLPKASWWWAELQTKSVLPRASFMHLSYAGRHFNSDYVPPR